From Nocardia sp. XZ_19_385, the proteins below share one genomic window:
- the nhaA gene encoding Na+/H+ antiporter NhaA: MINQVRSELTRYLRIETVGGAILLFAAAIALLWVNSPWGDSYTTIAETVLPIKPLHLELTVADWTKDGLLAIFFFVAGLEVKRELVVGELADKRRAALPIIAAAGGVVVPALIALAVGFGVPGMDKGWAIPVATDIAFALAVLAMTGSRVPTSARVFLLSLAVVDDLLAIILIAVLFTASVSVLWLLAAVAACAGWWLAQHKRLRTPLVYLPLALAAWYALHEAGIHPTLAGVALGLLTRVKADPGEDEAPATRLEHLVQPISAGLCVPLFALFASGVPLDGKVFGEMFTDRLALAIILGLLLGKVIGIFGISWVAIRFGIAKRPQDLEYRDMFALSVLGAIGFTVSLLVAELALEGDSVELAKAAVLVTSMAASLAGSALLLRRGRVHQARRDAKSTHPRLGVGSQDMEEGSTK; this comes from the coding sequence GTGATCAACCAAGTGCGTTCCGAGTTGACCCGGTACCTGCGGATCGAGACCGTCGGTGGCGCCATCCTCCTCTTTGCGGCAGCGATCGCGCTGCTGTGGGTTAACTCCCCCTGGGGCGACAGCTACACCACGATCGCCGAGACGGTGCTGCCGATCAAGCCGCTGCACCTGGAACTCACCGTGGCCGACTGGACCAAGGACGGCCTGCTCGCCATCTTCTTCTTCGTCGCGGGCCTGGAGGTCAAACGCGAACTGGTGGTGGGCGAGCTCGCCGACAAGCGCCGCGCCGCCTTGCCGATCATCGCCGCGGCCGGCGGTGTGGTCGTGCCCGCGCTGATCGCGCTCGCAGTTGGCTTCGGCGTGCCCGGCATGGACAAGGGCTGGGCCATTCCGGTGGCCACCGATATCGCGTTCGCCTTGGCCGTACTCGCGATGACAGGCTCCCGGGTGCCGACGAGCGCGCGGGTGTTCCTGCTGAGCCTGGCGGTGGTCGACGATCTGCTGGCCATCATCCTGATCGCGGTGCTGTTCACCGCCTCGGTGTCGGTGCTGTGGCTGCTCGCCGCCGTGGCCGCCTGTGCCGGGTGGTGGCTGGCACAGCACAAGCGGCTGCGCACCCCGCTCGTCTACCTGCCGCTGGCGCTGGCGGCCTGGTACGCGCTGCACGAGGCCGGTATCCACCCGACCCTGGCTGGTGTCGCGCTCGGCCTGCTGACCCGGGTCAAGGCCGATCCCGGCGAAGACGAAGCGCCCGCGACCCGCCTCGAACACCTGGTGCAGCCGATCTCCGCCGGGCTGTGCGTGCCGCTGTTCGCGTTGTTCGCCTCCGGCGTTCCGTTGGACGGCAAGGTGTTCGGGGAGATGTTCACCGACCGGCTCGCGCTGGCCATCATTCTCGGCCTGCTGCTGGGCAAAGTCATCGGCATCTTCGGAATCAGCTGGGTGGCAATCCGGTTCGGCATCGCGAAACGCCCACAAGATCTCGAATATCGCGACATGTTCGCCCTGTCGGTGCTCGGTGCGATCGGGTTCACCGTTAGCCTGCTTGTGGCAGAGCTCGCGTTGGAAGGCGACTCCGTCGAATTGGCGAAGGCGGCGGTGTTGGTCACCTCAATGGCGGCATCGCTCGCCGGTTCGGCGCTACTGTTGCGACGTGGGCGTGTCCATCAGGCGCGGCGCGACGCAAAAAGCACACACCCCAGGCTTGGCGTGGGATCTCAGGACATGGAAGAAGGGTCGACGAAGTGA